Proteins co-encoded in one Desulfobacteraceae bacterium genomic window:
- a CDS encoding SLC13 family permease — MDSAAAETPKTINWRKFMFLFLGIILFVVVYYSPPWPDAIDPMGKHFELSREAKGALAVFLLAGTWWVFEVVPIGITSLAIGVLQALFLIRPAKVAFKDFMDPSVMFIFASIVIGLVFTKTGLTRRMAYKMLIVVGERTSMIYLGCFVVTAALTHIMAHTAVAATIYPLLMAIYALYGEGDKKTKFGKGLFIGMAYVAGAGSIITLLGAARGAVALGFFTDIVGTNISFFQLSYYMFPIGWLMVFLLWGFFMIFLKPEKKVIPGLRAKAIQLNAELGGLTRKEIIAMVIVFSCILIMSLRSFIPMLEPVDKTAIILTSTILFFVTGILDINDLEDIPWNIILLFSGAMSIGFCLWETGAAKWLAVNWLVMFQKANWFVFVMSIAFFVMVMTNFIMNVAAIAISLPVAFVIAPYLGVAPEVILFAALVTAGMPFLLLVGAAPNAIAYDSKQFTTGEFFLYGLPASLILMVVTGFAVFILWPLMGMPTTLP; from the coding sequence ATGGACAGTGCCGCCGCCGAGACCCCCAAGACCATCAACTGGCGCAAATTCATGTTCCTTTTCCTGGGCATCATCCTGTTCGTGGTCGTCTATTACTCGCCCCCCTGGCCGGATGCCATCGACCCCATGGGCAAGCACTTCGAGCTCTCGCGCGAGGCCAAGGGCGCCCTGGCGGTCTTTCTGCTGGCCGGCACCTGGTGGGTCTTCGAGGTGGTCCCGATCGGGATCACCAGCCTGGCCATCGGCGTCCTGCAGGCGCTTTTCCTGATCCGCCCGGCTAAAGTGGCCTTCAAGGACTTCATGGACCCCTCGGTCATGTTCATCTTCGCCTCGATCGTCATCGGCCTGGTGTTCACCAAGACCGGTCTCACCCGCCGGATGGCCTACAAGATGCTCATCGTCGTCGGCGAGCGCACCAGCATGATCTACCTCGGCTGCTTCGTGGTGACCGCCGCCCTGACCCACATCATGGCCCACACCGCGGTGGCCGCGACGATCTACCCGCTGCTGATGGCGATCTACGCCCTCTACGGCGAGGGCGACAAAAAAACCAAGTTCGGCAAGGGCCTTTTCATCGGCATGGCCTACGTGGCCGGCGCCGGCAGCATCATCACGCTGCTGGGGGCCGCCCGCGGGGCCGTGGCCCTGGGATTTTTCACCGATATCGTCGGCACCAACATCTCCTTTTTCCAGCTCTCCTACTACATGTTCCCCATCGGCTGGCTGATGGTCTTTCTGCTCTGGGGTTTCTTCATGATCTTTCTCAAGCCCGAAAAGAAAGTGATCCCCGGCCTGCGCGCCAAAGCCATCCAACTCAACGCCGAGCTGGGCGGCCTGACCCGCAAAGAGATCATCGCGATGGTGATCGTTTTCTCCTGCATCCTGATCATGTCCCTGCGCTCGTTCATCCCGATGCTGGAGCCGGTGGACAAGACCGCCATCATCCTGACTTCCACCATCCTCTTCTTTGTCACCGGCATCCTGGACATCAACGACCTCGAGGACATTCCCTGGAACATCATCCTGCTCTTTTCCGGCGCCATGAGCATCGGCTTCTGCCTCTGGGAGACCGGCGCCGCCAAGTGGCTGGCAGTCAACTGGCTGGTGATGTTCCAGAAGGCCAACTGGTTCGTTTTCGTGATGAGCATCGCCTTCTTCGTGATGGTGATGACCAACTTCATCATGAATGTCGCGGCCATCGCCATCTCGCTGCCGGTGGCGTTCGTGATCGCGCCCTACCTGGGGGTCGCCCCGGAGGTGATCCTCTTCGCCGCCCTGGTCACCGCCGGCATGCCCTTCCTGCTGCTGGTGGGCGCCGCCCCCAACGCCATCGCCTACGACTCCAAGCAGTTCACCACCGGAGAGTTTTTTCTCTACGGTCTCCCGGCGAGTCTCATCCTGATGGTGGTGACCGGTTTTGCGGTCTTTATTCTCTGGCCCCTGATGGGCATGCCGACGACTCTGCCCTGA
- a CDS encoding CBS domain-containing protein: MPSAEYTIKDLMIPLSEYATVSEDATLFEAVLSLEKAQAEFDQTRYRHRAVLVLDAQGAVVGKIGQLDALRALEPKYQEMQAGDTLARLGFSRKFMKSMMAHYNLFDRPLKDICKTAATAKVKDFMHALTEGEFVEESSSLDEAIHQLVLGHHQSLLVTRGKDIIGILRLTDVFAAIFHTMKECFV, translated from the coding sequence ATGCCATCCGCTGAATACACCATCAAAGACCTCATGATTCCCCTGTCCGAGTACGCCACTGTTTCCGAAGACGCGACCCTTTTCGAGGCGGTCTTGTCCCTTGAAAAGGCCCAGGCGGAGTTCGACCAGACCCGCTACCGCCACCGCGCCGTGCTGGTGCTGGATGCCCAGGGGGCCGTGGTCGGCAAGATCGGCCAGCTGGACGCGCTGCGCGCACTGGAGCCCAAGTACCAGGAAATGCAGGCCGGCGACACCCTCGCGCGTCTGGGGTTTTCGCGCAAGTTCATGAAATCGATGATGGCGCACTACAATCTCTTCGACCGGCCGCTGAAGGACATCTGCAAAACCGCCGCCACCGCCAAGGTCAAGGATTTCATGCACGCCCTGACCGAAGGGGAGTTCGTCGAGGAAAGCTCCTCCCTGGACGAGGCCATCCACCAGCTGGTGCTGGGCCATCATCAGTCGCTGCTGGTCACCCGCGGCAAGGACATCATCGGCATTCTGCGCCTGACCGACGTCTTTGCCGCCATTTTTCACACCATGAAAGAGTGCTTCGTCTGA
- a CDS encoding Xaa-Pro peptidase family protein: MQAPTVPRSEIARRIGALQAQLARKGLDAALILQTADLFYFAGTIQKSHLWVPLQGEPLLLVRKDLARARSESPLDRIAAIGSPKEIPGLLTANGLAAPQNLGLELDVLPANLYLSYGRIFQGAGLSDISTEIRLLRAVKSDWEIGMIRQAARLADQLAAAVPDLLREGMSEIELAGRVEARARALGHQGIVRMRMWGSELFYGHLMAGPSGAVPSFLASPTGGPGVGPAVAQGPGMRPIQRHEPILVDYVFVFNGYLADHTRIFSLGRLPADLERAHAAMLVLQTEVTAAARPGIPSGRLYQVARESAARQGYGAFFMGADERRVRFVGHGIGLELDEFPFLAQGQELPLQSGMVFALEPKLVFPGRGVVGIENTHLVTPEGVEQLTRLDEQIMVV; encoded by the coding sequence ATGCAAGCCCCGACCGTCCCCCGTTCCGAAATCGCCCGGCGCATCGGCGCCCTTCAGGCGCAGCTGGCCCGCAAGGGGCTGGACGCCGCCCTGATCCTGCAAACCGCCGACCTGTTCTACTTCGCCGGCACCATCCAGAAGTCCCACCTCTGGGTCCCGCTCCAGGGCGAGCCGCTGCTACTGGTCCGCAAGGACCTGGCACGCGCCCGGTCCGAATCCCCGCTGGATCGAATCGCGGCCATCGGCAGCCCCAAGGAAATCCCCGGCCTCCTGACGGCCAACGGCCTGGCCGCGCCCCAAAACCTGGGGCTGGAACTGGACGTCCTGCCGGCCAACCTTTATCTTTCCTACGGTCGAATTTTCCAGGGGGCCGGACTGAGCGACATCTCCACCGAGATTCGTCTCTTGCGGGCGGTCAAGTCCGATTGGGAAATCGGCATGATCCGCCAGGCGGCGCGCCTCGCCGACCAGTTGGCGGCCGCCGTGCCCGACCTCCTGCGCGAGGGAATGAGCGAAATCGAGCTGGCCGGTCGGGTGGAGGCCCGGGCCCGGGCCTTGGGCCATCAGGGCATCGTCCGGATGCGGATGTGGGGCAGCGAACTGTTTTACGGCCACCTGATGGCCGGCCCGTCCGGTGCCGTCCCCAGCTTTCTGGCCTCACCCACCGGCGGCCCGGGGGTCGGGCCGGCGGTCGCCCAGGGCCCGGGCATGCGCCCCATCCAACGCCACGAGCCGATCCTGGTGGATTACGTCTTCGTTTTCAACGGCTACCTTGCCGATCACACCCGGATCTTTTCCCTGGGCCGCCTGCCGGCGGATCTGGAGCGGGCCCACGCGGCGATGCTGGTCCTGCAGACTGAGGTCACCGCCGCCGCGCGCCCCGGGATCCCCTCGGGCCGCCTCTACCAGGTGGCCCGGGAGAGCGCCGCGCGCCAGGGCTACGGGGCGTTTTTCATGGGCGCCGACGAGCGGCGCGTCCGCTTCGTGGGCCACGGGATCGGCCTGGAGCTGGACGAGTTCCCCTTCCTGGCCCAGGGACAGGAACTGCCGCTGCAATCCGGAATGGTCTTCGCCCTGGAGCCCAAGCTGGTCTTTCCCGGTCGGGGGGTGGTGGGCATCGAAAACACCCACCTCGTCACCCCCGAGGGGGTGGAACAGCTCACGCGCCTGGATGAGCAGATCATGGTGGTCTGA
- a CDS encoding ABC transporter permease subunit produces MERLDYFIRRFLLVVPTFIGITLLCFTLIQFVPGGPVEQILMQMKGLDAGEAGGDAQLRGTISEQQRREIEAHFGFDQPIYQRYWKWLVTDRLGLGMESYKFPNRTAWELISERFRVSLIFGITGFLLSYLICIPLGIAKALRHDTFFDLTSSVLVFVGYAIPAFAFGMVLKMLFAGTVDGLWDIFPVAGFHSENFAQLTPVGKLRDIFLHMFLPVLCYVIGNFAVLTLLMKNALMEQIGRDYVRTVLAKGGSFRRAVWGHALRNAMIPIATGLGSILTVMFAGSVIIEQVFEIPGMGRLSLEAIVGRDYPVFMGILSLTSLLGLLGNILSDFFYVLIDPRINFQEN; encoded by the coding sequence ATGGAGCGGCTGGACTATTTCATCAGACGGTTTTTGCTGGTGGTGCCGACCTTTATCGGCATCACCCTGCTGTGCTTCACCCTGATCCAGTTTGTTCCCGGCGGGCCCGTGGAGCAGATCCTGATGCAGATGAAAGGTCTTGACGCCGGCGAGGCCGGCGGCGACGCCCAGCTGCGGGGGACGATATCCGAGCAGCAGCGCCGGGAGATCGAGGCCCATTTCGGCTTCGATCAGCCCATCTACCAGCGCTACTGGAAATGGCTGGTGACCGACCGCCTGGGCCTGGGCATGGAATCCTACAAATTCCCCAACCGCACCGCCTGGGAGCTGATCAGCGAGCGTTTCCGGGTGTCCCTGATTTTCGGCATCACTGGTTTTTTGCTTTCCTACCTGATCTGCATACCGCTGGGAATCGCCAAGGCCCTGCGGCATGACACGTTCTTCGACCTGACCTCCAGCGTCCTGGTCTTCGTAGGCTATGCCATTCCCGCTTTCGCCTTCGGGATGGTCCTCAAGATGCTCTTTGCCGGCACCGTCGACGGCCTCTGGGACATTTTTCCCGTGGCGGGCTTCCACTCCGAGAATTTCGCGCAACTCACCCCGGTGGGTAAACTGCGGGACATTTTCTTGCACATGTTTCTGCCGGTACTCTGTTACGTGATCGGCAATTTTGCGGTGCTGACGCTCCTGATGAAAAACGCCCTGATGGAGCAGATCGGCCGCGACTACGTCCGCACCGTGCTGGCCAAGGGCGGCAGCTTCCGGCGGGCCGTCTGGGGCCACGCCCTGCGCAACGCCATGATTCCCATTGCCACCGGCCTGGGATCGATCCTGACCGTGATGTTCGCCGGCTCGGTGATCATCGAGCAGGTTTTTGAAATTCCCGGGATGGGCCGTCTCAGCCTGGAGGCCATCGTGGGACGTGACTACCCCGTTTTTATGGGCATTCTCTCCTTGACGTCCCTCCTGGGGCTGCTGGGCAACATACTCTCCGATTTTTTCTACGTGCTCATCGATCCGCGGATCAATTTCCAGGAAAACTGA
- a CDS encoding ABC transporter permease subunit, producing the protein MIAKKIKNPLARKRLMRFKEVKRAHIALWLLALLYAVSLCAELLCNNVPLYVRFDGRSFFPIFAFYPEDTFTGNGQKTRADFKQVARLPAFQENPGNFMVFPPIPFGPFESVDPAQLAMAERVTLDLRPEPLIGSVDLGADLRIAKSLGFAPFADLSAADEAVGRPFDVFFDLDPALRRGIAERFANRPAPRLTVLLPRRSGPDLSLSLAPFAPRPQPPRTVRLVLREAKPENAPVLALDFGPQAEPLMGSDVDGLPPLWGAIAPADRQMLKSLVLQRFGGPLEAVRLVIDNRVYQARFLKEDVRFPFPPVGKHLMGIDGAGRDVLARILYGLRTSLTFGLLLVVCSMGLGVVAGALQGYYGGLTDITGQRLIEIWSALPFLYIMILMGSVYGRSFALLLFCYGLFNWIGISYYIRAEFLRLRKQPFVEAAKCMGLSSPKIIFRHILPNAMVPVITFFPFSLVGAIGSLAALDYLGFGLPPPTPSWGELLFQAQQYRWAWWLILYPSLALFVVMLLGVFVGEGIRNAYEPRRYTRIE; encoded by the coding sequence ATGATCGCCAAGAAAATCAAAAACCCGCTGGCCCGCAAGCGGTTGATGCGCTTCAAGGAGGTCAAACGGGCCCACATCGCTCTCTGGCTGCTGGCGCTGCTCTATGCCGTAAGCCTCTGCGCGGAGCTTCTCTGCAACAACGTGCCCCTCTACGTGCGCTTCGACGGGCGCTCCTTTTTCCCGATTTTCGCCTTTTACCCCGAGGATACCTTCACCGGCAACGGCCAGAAAACCCGGGCGGACTTCAAGCAGGTGGCCCGCCTGCCGGCCTTTCAGGAAAACCCCGGAAACTTCATGGTGTTTCCCCCGATTCCCTTCGGGCCCTTTGAAAGCGTGGACCCCGCCCAGCTGGCGATGGCCGAACGGGTCACCCTGGACCTGCGGCCGGAGCCCCTGATCGGGTCGGTGGACCTCGGGGCTGATCTCCGGATCGCTAAATCCCTGGGGTTCGCCCCGTTTGCGGACCTGTCGGCGGCGGACGAGGCGGTGGGACGGCCCTTCGACGTGTTCTTCGACCTGGACCCCGCCCTGCGCCGGGGGATCGCAGAGCGATTCGCCAACCGGCCGGCGCCGCGTTTGACGGTGCTCCTGCCGCGGCGCAGCGGCCCGGATTTAAGCCTCAGCTTGGCGCCCTTTGCGCCGCGGCCCCAGCCACCGCGGACCGTGCGGCTGGTCTTGCGCGAGGCCAAACCGGAAAACGCCCCCGTCCTTGCGCTGGACTTCGGCCCCCAAGCCGAGCCGCTGATGGGGTCCGACGTGGACGGGCTGCCGCCGCTCTGGGGCGCCATCGCCCCCGCCGACCGCCAGATGCTCAAAAGCCTTGTACTGCAGCGTTTCGGCGGCCCCCTGGAGGCCGTCCGGCTGGTGATCGACAACCGCGTCTACCAGGCGCGTTTCCTCAAGGAGGATGTCCGTTTTCCCTTCCCGCCGGTGGGGAAACACCTGATGGGGATCGACGGCGCCGGCCGCGACGTGCTGGCCCGGATCCTCTACGGTCTGCGCACCTCCCTGACCTTCGGGCTGCTGCTGGTGGTCTGCTCCATGGGCCTGGGGGTCGTCGCCGGCGCGCTCCAGGGCTACTACGGCGGTTTGACGGACATCACCGGCCAGCGGCTGATCGAGATCTGGAGCGCCCTGCCGTTTCTCTATATCATGATCCTGATGGGCTCGGTCTACGGCCGCAGCTTCGCCCTGCTGCTCTTCTGCTACGGGCTTTTCAACTGGATCGGGATCTCGTACTATATCCGGGCCGAATTCCTGCGGCTGCGCAAACAGCCTTTCGTGGAGGCCGCCAAATGCATGGGACTCTCCTCGCCCAAGATCATTTTCCGGCATATATTGCCCAATGCGATGGTACCCGTGATCACCTTCTTTCCCTTTTCACTGGTGGGCGCCATCGGGTCCCTGGCCGCCCTGGACTATCTCGGTTTCGGACTGCCGCCGCCGACCCCCAGCTGGGGGGAGCTGCTCTTTCAGGCCCAGCAGTACCGCTGGGCTTGGTGGCTGATCCTCTATCCTTCCCTGGCCCTCTTCGTGGTCATGCTGCTGGGGGTGTTCGTGGGGGAGGGGATCCGCAACGCCTATGAGCCCAGACGTTACACGCGGATCGAATAG